CGCGCCTGGTAGTTGCGCACCCCCTCCCACGTGGTCTGCCCGTCGCGGTGCAGGTCGTCGATGGAGTATACCTCGGGCTCGCTCTTCAGCAGCCAGTTGCGCGGCATCGGTTCACGTCCGTGAGGCAGGTGGATGGCCAGCGCCCCATCTTGGCGCGCGCCAGTGCGCGAGGCAAGCGGATTCGTACCCCGGTCCGCCGATGGAGAACCACCGGGCACTGTACGGACCCGCGCCCGTGCGATACCTTGGTGCGCTTCGTGGCGGAACAGGAGAGGAAATTGTGAATTCCAGCACGACTGACAAGTGGATTTCGCGCCCGCGGTCCAACCCGCGGGCGCGGCTGCGTCTTTTCTGCATTGCGCACGCGGGTGGCGGCGCTTCGGCGTTCCGGGGCTGGGCAGAGGCGCTGCCGCCGGAGGTGGAGGTGTGCCTGGTGCAGCTTCCCGGGCGCGAGAACCGCATCATGGAGAAGCCGTTCGATCGCCTGGACCCGCTTGTCGACGCGCTGGCGGATGCGGTGCGCCCCTGGCTGGATCTGCCCTGGGCCCTCTTCGGCCACAGCAACGGCGCGCTCATCGGCTTCGAGCTGGCCCGGCTGCTCCGGAGGCGCGGGCTTTCCGGGCCGCGCCACCTGTTCGCTAGCGGCCGCCGCGCCCCCGACGTCCCCCCGCAGAGCCGCCTCATCGGCCACCTGCCGGACGACGAGTTCCTGGCGGACCTGGGGGAGCTGGGCGGCATGCCGCGCGAGCTGCTGGAGAACCGCGAGATCATGCAGATGCTCCTGCCCCTTCTGCGGGCGGACGTGGCGCTGCACGAGACGTACGAGTTCGGCGAAGAAGCGCCGCTGGACTGTCCCATCACGGCCTACGGCGGCGTCGCCGACGCGAAAGTCACCCGCGAGAACGTGGAGGCATGGGGCCGCCACACCAGTGGTCCGTTCGTGATCCGCATGTTCCCCGGCGGGCACTTCTTCCACCAGACCGAGCGCGAGGACTTCCTCCGCGTCTTCTCGGCGGACCTGCACGCCGTTCTCGGCGCGCTGTAGTGCGGGCGCACCCCGCGCGGCATCGAGCGGCGTCCAGCGGAATGGAAGGATCGTGGATGGCCTGGTGACGACGCGTACCCGTCAGAACACGACACAGGGCGGCATGAGCGAAGGGATTGGCGAGGCGATCGGCGGCGCGCCGGCCAAGACCGTCAAGTGCGTGGTGTGGGACCTGGACCACACCCTCTGGAACGGCATCCTGCTGGAGGATGAGCGGGTGGAGCTGCGCCCCGGCGTGCTCGGGATCCTGCGCGAGCTCGACGAGCGCGGCATCCTGCAGTCCGTCGCCAGCCGCAACGACCACGACCGCGCGATGGCCCGTCTGGAAGCGCTCGGTATCTCCGAGTACTTCCTGTACCCGCACATCAACTGGAACGCCAAGGGCCAGAACGTCGCCGACATCGCGCGTGCGCTCAACATTGGCCTCGACACGCTGCTGTTCGTGGACGACCAGCCCTTCGAGCGCGAGGAAGTGGCCTTCGCCTGCCCCGCCGTCCGCACCTTCGACGCGGCCGAGCTCGCGGACCTGCTCGACCGGCCCGAGATGAACCCCGAGTTCATCACCGACGACAGCCGCAACCGCCGGCGCATGTACATGGCCGACATTTCCCGCAACCGTGCGGAAGAAACGTTCGCCGGCCCGTCCGAGGAATTCCTGCGTTCGCTGGACATGCGGTTCACCCTCTCGCCCTGCAGCGAAGACGACCTGCAGCGCGCCGAGGAGCTCACCGTGCGCACCAACCAGCTGAACACCACGGGCTACACCTACGGCTACGACGAGCTGAACGCCTTTCGCGCCTCGCACGGGCACCTGCTGCTGGTGGCGGGCTTGGAGGACCGCTACGGCACCTACGGCAAGATCGGCTTGGCGCTGGTGGAGAAGGGAGGCCGCTTCTGGACGCTGAAGCTGCTGCTGATGTCGTGCCGCGTGATGTCGCGCGGGGTAGGCACCATCATGATCAGCCACGTGATGGCCCAAGCCAAGGCCGCCGGCGTGCGCCTTCGCGCCGAGTTCAAGCCCAACGGCCGCAACCGGATGATGGAAGTCACCTATCGCTTCGGCGGCTTTCGCGAGGTGGCGCGCGAAGGCGACCTCATCACCTTCGAGCACGACCTGTCCGCCATTCCTCCATTTCCCGACTACGTGCGCGTCGACATCACCCGCTGATCCCGCAACCGGGGTCGCAGGTGCGGTTCGAAATGGGAAGCCTCGCGTAGTTTGCGAGGCTTCTCGCGTTCGTTCCCGCGGCTTCAGCCGCTTTGGGCAGCGGATTGGGCCGCTCGTTGTTGCCGCCGCGCGGCGGCCCGCGCTACCTTCGCCTGACGGCGCCCGCCTCCGCATGGGCGTCCATTCCGACGCCCAGATCACCGAACCGCGACCCGATGACGATCGACTACGAAGACTTCCACAAGGTCGAGATGCGGGTGGGGCGTGTGGAGCGCGCCGAACCCTTTCCCGAGGCGCGCAAACCGGCGATCAAGCTGTGGATCGACTTCGGCCCGGAACTGGGGATTCGGAAGTCGAGCGCGCAGATCACCGTGCACTACCTGCCCGAGCAGCTGGTGGGCCGCCGGGTGATCGCCGTGACCAACTTTCCGCCGCGCCAGATCGGCCCCTTCATGTCCGAGGTCCTGGTGCTGGGCGTCCCCGATCCCGACGGAGCCGTCGTCCTGCTCGCCCCAGACCTGGACACCCCGCTCGGCGGTCGCGTGTTCTGATGCACGTTGGTTGTCGCCATCCGCCGCCCCGGCTACCTTGCCGGGGCTGACCCCCACGCGGACATCCCCCTTCCCGAGCCGCCGATGAAACCCATCCCCACCCTGGCCGCGCTCCTCCTGGCCGCGCTCCCGTGCGTGCCGCTGGACGCGCAGGCGCCGCCCGCCGTCCGGCTGGAATACGAAGAAGAAACGCTGCCGAACGGGCTGAAGGTCATCTACTCCGTCGACCGATCGGCGCCGGTCGCCTCCACCGTGCTCTGGTACGACGTGGGCTCCAAGCACGAGGTGCGGGGCCGCACGGGGTTCGCGCACCTGTTCGAGCACCTGATGCTCTTCACCGGCTCGCGAAACGCGCCCGAAGGCCGCCACTTCGGGCTGCTCGAGGCGGTGGGCGCCCGCGCGGGAAGCGACATCAACGGCACCACCAGCTTCGACCGCACCAACTACTTCCAACAGGTGCCCTCGCACGCGCTGGAACTGGCGCTGTGGCTGGAGGCCGACCGCATGGCCACCCTGGACGAGGCGCTGAACGAAGGCAAGCTGGCAAACCAGCGCGAGGTGGTGAAGAACGAACGCCGCCAGGGGATGGACAACCAGCCGTACGGCCGCTGGATCGAACGGATTCTCGTCCACATGTATCCCGAGGAGCATCCGTACCGCCACGTGGTGCTCGGCTCGATGGAAGACCTGGAGAACGCGTCCATCGAGGACGTCCGTAGCTTCTTCCGCACCTACTACGTTCCCAACAACGCCGTCCTGGCGATCGCGGGCGACATCGATGTGCCGCAGGTGCGCCAGATGGTGCACCGCTACTTCGCCGGCATTCCGGGCGGCGCCGAGCCGCCCCCCGTGCGCCGCGTTCCGCTCCCTCCCCGCCTCGGCGCGTCGCCGCGCGAGGTAATTCCCGACGCCAACGCGCCCGCGCCGGCGGTCTACGTGGCCTTCCGTGTTCCGCCGGCCCGGGACCCGCGCGCCCCGGCGGTGAACCTGCTGGCGCAGCTGCTGGCGGGCGGGCGCTCGTCGCCGCTCTACACGTCCCTGGTCCGCGACCGCCAGGTGGCCACTCAGGTGTTCTCGTTCAACTTCGAGCTGGTGGAAGACGCCGACATGCTGGTGGTGGGCGCCACCGGAAAGCCCGGCGCCAACGCCGATTCGCTCGAAGCCGCCCTCCTCGCCGAGGTGCACGGCGTGGCGGCTCGCATCGACGCCGCGGGGCTGGAGCGCGCCCGCGCCGCCGCCACCTTCGACCTGGTCAACCAGCTGCAGACGATGGGCGGCTTCGGCGGCCGTGGCGACGTCCTGGCGCAGGGCGCGGTGGTGTACGGGGACGCTGGATGGATCAACCGCTACCTCCCGGCCCTCAGCGCCGTGTCGGTGAACGACGTGTCGTCGCTGGCCCGCGAGTTCCTGGCCCCCGACAACCGCGCCGTCCTCGTCTTCGTCCCCGCCCCGCGCCCAGGAGCCCCCCAATGAGCCGGACGACCCTGCTTCGGCTGCTCGCGGCCGCCCCGCTGGCAGCCGCCACCGCGTGCACGCCCCCCGCGGAGCCCGCGCCGGTCCCTGCGCCAGTGGAGACCGCTCCCGCGCCCCCGGCGCTGCAGATCGTAGCGCAGCCGCCCGCCCTGGGCGCTCCCCGCCCGTACACGCTGCCTCCGATCGAGGAGTTCCGGCTGGAGAACGGCCTGCGGGTGGTGGTGGTGCGCCAGGCCTCGGTTCCGCTGGTTACCGGCCGGCTGATCCTGGAAGCCGGCGCCGAGCACGAGCCGGCCGAGCGCAACGGCCTGGCCGTACTCACCGCCAACCTGCTTCCCGAGGGAACTGCCGCCCTCCCCGGTCCCGAGCTGGCCGAGCGGATGGAACGGCTCGGTGCGCAGTTCCAGACAGGGGCGGGGCAGAACTCGACCTTCGCCGTCGTCACGGCGCTCAAGCCCGCCTTCGCCGAAGCGCTGGGCTTGGCCGCGCAGGCCGTCACAGCGCCCGCCTTTCCCGCGCGCGACTTCGAACGGGTGAAGCAGCAGGCCATCACGGCCCACGTGCAGAGCCAGTCCACCGTCGAAGGCCTCGCGGCCGAGGCCTTCGCCCGCGCCGTCTTCGCCGCCCAGGCCCCCTACTCGCGCCTTCCCGGCGGCACCGCGTCCACGCTGGCGCAGGTGACGCGCGACGACGTGGTGCGGTGGCATCGCACGATGTACGTGCCCGCTGGGGCTACGCTGCTCCTGGTGGGCGACGTGGCCGCTGACGAGGCGCGACAGATCGCGCGGCAGGCGTTCGGAAGCTGGCGTGGGGCGGCGCCTCGGCTCGCGCGCAAGCCCAACCCGGCGCGCCCGGCGCAGCGCACGCGGGTGATCCTGGTCGATCGCCCCGGCTCCGTGCAGTCCCACATCCGCGTGGGCCAGGCCGCGCCCGGCGCCGAAGACCCCGACGTCATCCGCCTGACCGCGCTCACGCAGGTGCTGGGCGGCGCCTTCAACGCACGCATCAACCAGAACCTTCGCGAGCGGCACGGGTGGACGTACGGCGCGTTTGCGAACTTCAACCCGGCGCGCGGCGCAGGAACGCTGTTCATCAACTCGTCCGTGCGCACCAACGCCACCGACTCGGCTCTGGTCGAGTCCGTCCGCGAGTACCGCCGCATCGTAGAGGAGCCCGTGCCGGCGGAGGAGCTTACAGGAGCTACGGGCAACCTGGTGGGCAGCTTTCCCGCCT
This genomic window from Longimicrobium sp. contains:
- a CDS encoding EVE domain-containing protein; this translates as MPRNWLLKSEPEVYSIDDLHRDGQTTWEGVRNYQAR
- a CDS encoding thioesterase II family protein is translated as MNSSTTDKWISRPRSNPRARLRLFCIAHAGGGASAFRGWAEALPPEVEVCLVQLPGRENRIMEKPFDRLDPLVDALADAVRPWLDLPWALFGHSNGALIGFELARLLRRRGLSGPRHLFASGRRAPDVPPQSRLIGHLPDDEFLADLGELGGMPRELLENREIMQMLLPLLRADVALHETYEFGEEAPLDCPITAYGGVADAKVTRENVEAWGRHTSGPFVIRMFPGGHFFHQTEREDFLRVFSADLHAVLGAL
- a CDS encoding HAD-IIIC family phosphatase → MSEGIGEAIGGAPAKTVKCVVWDLDHTLWNGILLEDERVELRPGVLGILRELDERGILQSVASRNDHDRAMARLEALGISEYFLYPHINWNAKGQNVADIARALNIGLDTLLFVDDQPFEREEVAFACPAVRTFDAAELADLLDRPEMNPEFITDDSRNRRRMYMADISRNRAEETFAGPSEEFLRSLDMRFTLSPCSEDDLQRAEELTVRTNQLNTTGYTYGYDELNAFRASHGHLLLVAGLEDRYGTYGKIGLALVEKGGRFWTLKLLLMSCRVMSRGVGTIMISHVMAQAKAAGVRLRAEFKPNGRNRMMEVTYRFGGFREVAREGDLITFEHDLSAIPPFPDYVRVDITR
- a CDS encoding tRNA-binding protein → MTIDYEDFHKVEMRVGRVERAEPFPEARKPAIKLWIDFGPELGIRKSSAQITVHYLPEQLVGRRVIAVTNFPPRQIGPFMSEVLVLGVPDPDGAVVLLAPDLDTPLGGRVF
- a CDS encoding pitrilysin family protein; this translates as MKPIPTLAALLLAALPCVPLDAQAPPAVRLEYEEETLPNGLKVIYSVDRSAPVASTVLWYDVGSKHEVRGRTGFAHLFEHLMLFTGSRNAPEGRHFGLLEAVGARAGSDINGTTSFDRTNYFQQVPSHALELALWLEADRMATLDEALNEGKLANQREVVKNERRQGMDNQPYGRWIERILVHMYPEEHPYRHVVLGSMEDLENASIEDVRSFFRTYYVPNNAVLAIAGDIDVPQVRQMVHRYFAGIPGGAEPPPVRRVPLPPRLGASPREVIPDANAPAPAVYVAFRVPPARDPRAPAVNLLAQLLAGGRSSPLYTSLVRDRQVATQVFSFNFELVEDADMLVVGATGKPGANADSLEAALLAEVHGVAARIDAAGLERARAAATFDLVNQLQTMGGFGGRGDVLAQGAVVYGDAGWINRYLPALSAVSVNDVSSLAREFLAPDNRAVLVFVPAPRPGAPQ
- a CDS encoding pitrilysin family protein, yielding MSRTTLLRLLAAAPLAAATACTPPAEPAPVPAPVETAPAPPALQIVAQPPALGAPRPYTLPPIEEFRLENGLRVVVVRQASVPLVTGRLILEAGAEHEPAERNGLAVLTANLLPEGTAALPGPELAERMERLGAQFQTGAGQNSTFAVVTALKPAFAEALGLAAQAVTAPAFPARDFERVKQQAITAHVQSQSTVEGLAAEAFARAVFAAQAPYSRLPGGTASTLAQVTRDDVVRWHRTMYVPAGATLLLVGDVAADEARQIARQAFGSWRGAAPRLARKPNPARPAQRTRVILVDRPGSVQSHIRVGQAAPGAEDPDVIRLTALTQVLGGAFNARINQNLRERHGWTYGAFANFNPARGAGTLFINSSVRTNATDSALVESVREYRRIVEEPVPAEELTGATGNLVGSFPASVQTVQGLAQRMQNLLVWGLPMDYYATYREQLAAVAPGDVARVGGARLTPGAATIVVAGDLAQIEAPIRALNLGDVEVWSPAGERVR